CGGCGGCGACGGGCGGTCAAAGTCAGGTGGTGGACAGACTCCACTGCGAAGCGGTTTGTGAGACGCGATCAGCTGCGCAGGAGAGGCCTCCATCTAAGCATGGCCTCGGGCGACATGAGCCGGGAGTGGCCTCCCTCTGTCCAAGCGGGAGGCGCAAGGAGCGGAGGTACTGGCGGCAAGCTGGATCCGAGGACCTGAACGCTTACCTGAGCGTTGAAGGCTCGAACGCCGGTACGTTTGAACGCTTGAACGCTTGAACGCTTGGACAGGGTGGCCGGCTGGCTTTGGTGGGCGTGGGCATCACAAAGCGTGCAGCGCGGCCAGCGCCCCATTCGGCAGCGCAGTTTGTGCCTCAGACGCAGCTTGCGTCCAACTTAGTTTGAAAGGAAAACAGCGAATGGGAGAGCTGCCGTGCAAGCCTGCCAGCAGAAGAGTGAGCGAGCACGCCCTTGGCTGATTGAGCACAAAGGGTACCGGTGTGCCGCGGAATATCGATTCAGGCGCTGGAGggtgctggagctggaggagGGTCGGGGCTAGAGTGGTGCAACTCTGCGGACCGATGCATTGCTTGCTGATGCAAACGAGCGCGGCCATGTCAAGAACGCGGCCAATACGCCGCAAGAATACGGATACCTGGGCCAGCTGCACAGCAGCGTATGGAGGCGACAGCTGGCCAACATGATgcgaggagaaggagagagagggagaagaagaagaagaagaagaagaagaagaagaagaagaagaagaagaagaagaagaagaagaagaaaaagaagaagaaaaggaagcTTGAGAGAAGAGATGAGAAAAGCAAGGGAACGAAAAGAAAGGCAAAGAAAGGGAAAAGAAAAGGGAGATCTTGATAGAAAGAAAGAGACGAGAGTTGGGACCGTCTGGCATGGAACACCACCAGACCTGGACACGCATTTGCTTCCAAGCTGCATCATTTCCATTTCCATTTTCATTTTCATTCTCATTTTCATTTTCCTTTTCCCTTTCCTTCCCCATACTCGCCCCGTGCGCGGTGGAGGGATGGTCGAGGTCACGTGCAGCGAGCTCGGCAGACCCACCTCCGGCATTTCCCGCGACGAGGCTCTGCGATTGCCGGCGGGCGTCTGAGGGTTGGATTTCTGTTTCTGTTTCTGATTCTGTTTCTGATTCTCATTCTGAACTCCATCTCCATCCCATCCTGTAGAGCAGAGCAGACATCGCAGTCGGTCAATTGGCAGCTCAGACAGTGCCCCTTCTCCACCGTCCTCTCCACCTCTCTCTCGATTGCCCTCCCCCTCTCCCAGCACGCGAATGACTGCCATGTTCACAAGCGCGCGTGTGCAGCTCCGGGCTGCCGAGGCCGGGTGCATGCGCTCACTGGCACACGCGAGGGCCAACCCCTCCATGCTCCGCGCCACGCGCCCCCTCTCCACCGTGACACGCCAGACGGCCAAACACACGGCATTGGCTGCCCAGCGCCGCCTCTTCAGCGCATCGCCGACCATGGCCAGCACGCGCACCGAGAGCGACGCCTTTGGCGAGGTCCAGGTGCCCAGCGACAAGTACTGGGGCGCCCAGACGGAGCGCTCGCTGGAGAACTTCAAGATCAACCAGCCCCAGGACCGCATGCCGCCGCCCATTGTGCGCGCCTTTGGCATTCTCAAGggcgccgccgccaccgtcAACATGAAGTTCGGGCTGGGTGCGTCCCCGAATCCACACCAACACTGACTGCCCGTTGCCACCGTCTCGACCTGGCTGCTGACACCTCCGCAGACCCCAAGCTTGGAAAGGCGATCCAGCAGGCCGCCGAAGAGGTCGCCTCCCTCCAGCTCCTCGACCACTTCCCCCTCGTCGTCTGGCAGACGGGCTCCGGCACCCAGTCCAACATGAACGCCAACGAGGTCATCTCCAACCGCGCCATTGAGATCCTCGGCGGCACCATGGGCTCCAAGAAGCCCGTCCACCCCAACGACCACGTCAACATGTCCGCCTCGTCCAACGACACCTTCCCCACCGTCATGCACATCGCCGCCGTCCTCGACCTGGAGGAGTCGCTGCTGCCCGCCCTCACCAGCCTGCGCGACGCCCTCAGGAAGAAGAGCGAGCAGTGGGAGAAGCTCATCAAGATCGGCCGCACCCACCTGCAGGACGCCACCCCCCTGACCCTCGGCCAGGAGTTCTCCGGCTACGTCACCCAGCTCGACTACGGCATCGAGCGCGTCAAGTCGTCTCTGCCCCGCCTCCGCATGCTCGCCCAGGGCGGAACCGCGGTGGGAACTGGCATCAACACCTTCAAGGGCTTCGCCGAGGACATTGCCTCGGAGGTCTCCAAGATGACCGGCCACGACTTCATCACAGCCCCCAACAAGTTCGAGGCCCTGGCCGCCCACGACGCCATTGTCGAAGCCCACGGCCAGCTCAACACCCTCGCCGCCTCCCTCTTCAAGATCGCACAGGACATCCGCTTCCTCGGCTCCGGCCCCCGCTGCGGCCTCGGCGAGCTGAAGCTGCCCGAGAACGAGCCCGGGTCTTCCATCATGCCCGGCAAGGTCAACCCCACCCAGTGCGAGTCCCTGACCATGGTCTGCACACAGGTCTTCGGCAACCAGGCCGCCACCACCTTTGCCGGCTCGCAGGGCAACTTCGAGCTCAACGTCTTCAAGCCCGTCATGATCCGCAACCTGCTGCACAGCTCGCGCCTGCTGGCCGACGCCATGCGCAGCTTCGAGAAGAACCTCGTCGAGGGCCTCGAGGCCGACGAGAAGCGCATTGGCTCGCTGCTGACCGAGTCGTACGTCCCCTGCTCCTTTTCGCTGTGCAAGTGATGGTTGCTAACAAATCTCCACAGCCTCATGCTGGTCACCTGCCTTAACCCCGTCATCGGCTACGACGCCGCCTCCAAGACAGCCAAGCACGCGCACAAGAACGGCCTCACCCTCAAGGAGGCCGCCATGGAGCTCAAGGTCATCAGCTCCGAAGACTTTGACAAGCACGTCCGCCCGGAGCTCATGATTGCCCCCAAGGAGGCCAAGCTATAAATGTACATGTATGTGTGTGCGTGCGTGTGCGAACACGGGTGGGAAAGTCGGAAAGAGAATGTGTAAGTATCCAATGTAATTGTGAAAGCGAAGCGAGCGTCGTTTGAACCACTGTTTGTTATCATCGTCCTATCTGCATCTACGCATTGACTGGGCATGTTTGGTCTTTGAACACTGCAAGCCCGACGTCCCGAATCGCTAACCTCGTGCGTGGTCTTTTTCCCACGTGGTGCGAGACTCGACATCGCCATACAAAAGACCACAGCTTGCCGGTCTGTAGAAGGTGTGATGTCATTATGATACTGGAGCTAGCTATGGATATCTCGATCCTCCATGTGGTGGCGTGTATGCCCCATCCAGGAAAGTGTGGAGTGACGCTTTCTACTGTCGTCGAGCAGGTGGGTTGAATGCCTTTCGAGGTGGATCGAGAAGGCGTGGACTGTGTTGGCAACGATTGGTTTTGAGATGGGGGACGATTCAAAGCATGGTTGGAGAAGCAGGTCCAGAGACAGCGGTAGTCGAGGAACAGGATCCCAGCGTACCTCTCTCCTTGAGAATGCCCGTGTTTAAGACCGTACATTTCGTGTTGATGGAACCGCTAAGATATGGCAAGACTCCGAGTCGAGAGGGATGACTGAAAGCTAGCTCACAGCTTCGCCTCAACACCACCCGCACCTTCCCTTAATCGATCCCAGTCCTCCATTGTGAACACCACATACCCCCCATCTTCTTTCACCAGACCTGAGTGAGCAGCGAGTGAAGCAGGGTGCCAGTACAGCGTGTCATACTCGACACCCTCTGCCCCCTTCTCCGCCGCTTCTTTATCGGCCCTGTCCATGATCTTCCTCAAATCGATACCGTCGTTCCTCAGCGGCACCTTGTTCTGCTTGTTGTTGTGCATACTCGTCTGATACTTGAGTACCCGCAGGAAAACAGGGACCGCATACTTGGGCAGCTTGGATTTCGCATGGGCCAACAAGCCGCTGAAGTCAAAGGCGTCGGTGTGTGTTGACGCGATGTTGATAGCTGCACACCCAGCCCGGCCATCGTGTCCGGGTACTTCGACGCCGTAGACGTTTGCTTCGCTGATGCCGGGGAAGGAGCCGAGTGCTTCGGCGACCTCGGCGGTGCTGACGTTTTCGCTCTTCCAGCGGAACGTGTCGCCCAGCCGGTCCAGGAAGAACCAGCGTCCGTCTGGGTCGCGGCGGAGAGCGTCGCCGGTGCGGTAGTAGAGGTCGCCTTTCTTGAAGACGTTGCGCTCGAAGCGCTTCTGCGTTGCTTCGGCGTTGTTGTAGTAGCCTACGAAAGCGGATTCGTCGGGCATCTGGACCAGGATCTCGCTGCCTTCCTCGTAGGCTTTGCGTTTGCAGAAGCCTGTCTTGGGGTCGCGGATCAGCTCGCCGGTGACGATGTCAACTTGGACGGGGACGTAGGTGTTGTGGAAGCGCCAGCGGTCAATCAGGCCCTGGTGGCCGACGGATGTTGCAGTGAATGGGCCGCGGGAGCTGTTGAACAGGCCCATGACACCCTCTGTGCTGTTGAAGAACTCGCCGACGACTTGGATGCCAAAGCGGTCAACGAAGCGCTGCCACACGTCTGGTCGTAGGCCGTTGCCGTACATGGCTCGCACGTTGTGCTTCTTGTCGAGAGGGCTGGGGGGCGTGTTGATGAGGTAGCGGGCTGTCTCGCCGACGTAGACAATGGCCGTGGATCGAGAGTCGCGGACGTCGGTCCAGAATCGCGAGGTGGAGAACTTGGTGCCGATGCAACATGTGATGCCCGTGACCATGCAGACCAGCGCTGTTGTGCCTCCTGTGCCGTGGTAGAGCGGCATGCAGACATACCACCTATCGCCGTTGGGTCCTGTTTTCAGCCCCATGGCACCGACGCGACCAGTGAGGCCGGCCGCTCTCTGCGTCTCGAACGGACAGGCCTTGGGGTGGCCGGTTGTGCCGCTGCGCATGTTAGCCCAAGCCTCCTGCCCAATACGAGACAGCGACGGACCTTGTGTAGAACAGGAACAGAGGAAACTTCCCCTTGGCAGCGACCCTCAGCTCATCGCCCGGCCTCTTCGGCTCCAGGCGCGAGATGCCGCCCTTCTGCGTCTGATCCAGCACGACAATCGTCATGCCCAGCTCGGCCTCCAACCGGTGCCTGACCTCCTCGATCCTCCTTCGACAgccgtcgtcctcgtcgacGACGATGAGTTTCGCATCTGCGACCTTGAGACAATGCACCAGCGCATCCCCTGCGAGATTGTAGTTGATCCACGCCGGCGCACTCCCAATGCTCCAGCTGCCGAGATGGGTGAACAAGAACTCGGGTCTGTTCATCATGTACATGGCCACCAGCTTGCCCGGCTGCAGGCCAGCTTGCCGCATGAACTGGCCATAGCGGCAGGCATTCGCATACGTCTCGGCCCAGGTGTAGCAGCCCGTGCGGCTCCAGATAGCCTCGGCGTCCGAGGGCAGGCGGCGCACCTGGGCTTCGAACTGGTACCAGAGGGACTGGCCTTTGCCCTGGGCCGTCTTCTCGAGCGCGCGTTGGGCGGCGCGCTGGCCGAGGATGCCGCGGACGTCTTTGGTGATGTGGAACTTGGCGTCGAGATAGGCGAGGCCGGCGGTGGACGCCGCGATGGCGCCTGCGACGGGGGCTGGTGTCGTGGGTTAGTGACGGCTGCGGCCGCGCAGACAAGCGTACGCACCAAGAGCCATTGCAGATGGATGCTTTCTCTGCAAGATGACAGCACAAGAGTCAAAGGCACGAAGaacaagagcaagagcaagaacaagagcaagagcaagagcaagagtaagagcaagagcaagagcaagagtaagagcaagagcaagtgCAAggacaagaacaagaacaggAACAAGAACAATAAAAAGGAGATCAGACACTCGCTGCTCTTCATCCATCTGCAACCGCAGCGCAACGTGACTGATTGCCGACTTGCCCTCGGTTGGTCCTCGCCGCCGCCTTTCCCCATCCAGCCTACCCCACGACGCTAGGCGCCCCACGTCCGAGCTGTGGATGCTTCTCGGTGCTTCAACGTGCATCGTCGGCACTGAACCGCGAAAGACAGCAACCGGCCATGTCGTCCAGGGGACATTCCGACATGCAGACCAGTGCTTGCCTGTGCTACCACCTCGGCCAGGCGTTGTCGCAAAGCGCACCGACCAAGGCTCGTGCCTCGTGGCCGTCTGACGAGCAGGTAAGAAGCTGGCTTACGCGCGCAAGTCTGCCTCTGTGATGAAATCACCGTGGCAAGTCTCCGCGCGGAACCGCCGCACAGTGTCAGCATCACGTGTCCCTGTCGACACGCGAACCAGACGGGACACTACTTCAGACCGGGAAAGAGAGTGCATCTCCACAGAAAGCTGCTGATGATGAGAAGCTGCAGGACCGGCTGCTGGATGTTTGTACTTTGTAGTCTGTTTTCTGCGGTCAAGTGGCAGTAAAGTATTCCTTCCACATCATTCAATCTTCATCCACTCCATGGCCATGTCCACCATTTCGCTATCCTATCTCATCTCTCCCTCTATCATGACCTTTCCCTACCTGTCTTACATCCTCTTAGCCTCCTTCAACTTCGCACCACGCTTATCACGACACACCTCCCCCATCAGAAGTGACCTCGTCACTACAGCCATAGCACCCCACCTCCCTCGCCAGCGGGCTACCAACGCGAGAGCCCGAGCCGGACGGGTTCCGCACCGTACCGCCATGGCCCACTGCTCGCCGCACGACCATGCACACCATCCTGCCCCACCGGCGCGGGCGGCGAGATGGATGGCCCGCTGCGAGAGCGCGAGACCGGCGACGTGTGCGAAAGCTGGCGCATGTGAGCCGACTCGTCTTGTCCCTTGGTCACGATGATCACGGGGAGGATACGCACCTTCCTGTCCGCGCCCATGTGCAGGTGAGTCGGGACGAGGTTCCTCCGCAGCCGTGCGTGCAGAATCCCTTCTTCTGGCGTCCAGGACC
Above is a genomic segment from Ascochyta rabiei chromosome 10, complete sequence containing:
- a CDS encoding Fumarate hydratase; amino-acid sequence: MFTSARVQLRAAEAGCMRSLAHARANPSMLRATRPLSTVTRQTAKHTALAAQRRLFSASPTMASTRTESDAFGEVQVPSDKYWGAQTERSLENFKINQPQDRMPPPIVRAFGILKGAAATVNMKFGLDPKLGKAIQQAAEEVASLQLLDHFPLVVWQTGSGTQSNMNANEVISNRAIEILGGTMGSKKPVHPNDHVNMSASSNDTFPTVMHIAAVLDLEESLLPALTSLRDALRKKSEQWEKLIKIGRTHLQDATPLTLGQEFSGYVTQLDYGIERVKSSLPRLRMLAQGGTAVGTGINTFKGFAEDIASEVSKMTGHDFITAPNKFEALAAHDAIVEAHGQLNTLAASLFKIAQDIRFLGSGPRCGLGELKLPENEPGSSIMPGKVNPTQCESLTMVCTQVFGNQAATTFAGSQGNFELNVFKPVMIRNLLHSSRLLADAMRSFEKNLVEGLEADEKRIGSLLTESLMLVTCLNPVIGYDAASKTAKHAHKNGLTLKEAAMELKVISSEDFDKHVRPELMIAPKEAKL